The Alosa sapidissima isolate fAloSap1 chromosome 16, fAloSap1.pri, whole genome shotgun sequence genome has a segment encoding these proteins:
- the ubr2 gene encoding E3 ubiquitin-protein ligase UBR2 isoform X2: MAAAESDREVPSALCSEFLNFSAKDTASRWLQVSDLPREVYQHLACYVPQIYCQGPNLNPQSEELLTQLLLQSPLEWYLCGEEPSTGLAKLEQINQPSQLCGHVFKVGEPTYSCRECAADPTCVLCMQCFLGSVHKEHRYRMTTSGGGGFCDCGDTEAWKEGPYCQKHEPNISDSSQEDPLAHLTPDMIARTYNVFSIVLKYAVDMLTWEKEDELPQGLEPPERADTYYCMLFNDEVHTYEQVIYTLQKAVNCTQKEAVSFATTVDRDGRKSVRYGDFQFCEQAKSIIVRNTSRQSKPLRVQVMHSSVVAHQCFALKALGWMGHVIRHSDALRRVLCQVGLQRGPDGEGSLVDTLMLCDSKMWKGARNVYHQLLMSSLLMDLKYKKLFAIQFAKNYRRLQTDFMEDDHERLVSITSLSVQLFTVPTMARMLITEENLMTTIIRTFVDHLRHRDLQGRFQFERYTAQQAFKFRRVQSLIGDLKYVLISRPTEWSDKLREKFLEGLDAFLELLKCMQGMDPVVRQVGQHIEMEPEWEAAFTLQMKLTHIISMIQEWCSSDERVLIEAYKKCLTILTHCHSGFTDGEQPITLSMCGHSVDTIRYCVSQEKVSIHLPVSRLLAGLHVLLSKSEVAYRFPEQLPLSELSPPMLIEHPLRCLVLCAQVHAGMWRRNGFSLVNQIYYYHNVKCRVEMFDKDLIMLQAGASMMDANHFLMIMLSRFELFHIFSSIDGRKRYSRENANKDVVQQNNTLIEEMLHLIIMVVGERFVAGIGQVHVCEEIKREIIHQLCIRPMAHSELVKALPENENKETGMERVIDSVASFKKPGVTGRGLYELRPACAKQFNLYFHHFSRADQSKAEEAQRKLKRQQGEDTALPPPVLPQFCALFGSLVKLLQCDVLLSILHTVLQWSLETSGGHWSESMLQRVLHLIGMALLEEHQQLENSEEEATFSFTLKISRPGEAPSNSASILALLETLQNAPHLEVHKDTIRWILKTVASIKTMRERTATTPVADHAGQGQEETVRDKDKAERKRKAEMARLRREKIMAQMSEMQRHFINENKELFQQTSLDELEASASTSVEHSPTSADAALVCVGPRRTRVCERKQVVTCILCQEEQEIRPDGRAMVLAAFVQRSTVMSKNRQRPPPDPEKYDPIFMHPDLSIGTHTGSCGHIMHSHCWQRYFEAVQAKEQRRQQRLRVHTSYDVENGEFLCPLCECLSNTVIPLLPLKKTSSSCDPPTLGPWLKTIGQQVRSLHSAHRKAKATSAECLDSEPDCPAPQGFRLDHTPTSPYSDSIKEMLTTFGTATYKVGLKVHPNEQDPRVAILCWGSCAYTIQSIERLLVDEEKPLFGSLPCRQDDCLSSLVRFGSACWTAGCLSTVQTHFIRLLAALVPDPQVNGSPCILDVDMFHLLVSLVLSHSSVHCLDDSGVTVDVGQLHFLHLVTMAHVVQILLTSVPVEMTMEQESGGAEREEEEAVCRLYNSLRTHLGSALCEVSSGWHLWRCVKAGILPYLRATAIFFHHLNGVTPPPELHVVGPGQWEALCGYLSLPCNLLQLFYSHQDLMEPLLQGWCSHPAVKQCLQGSGTLVSFPRESNQLIELPEDYSALINQASSFTCPRSGVDKSRAPTLCLVCGAMLCSQSYCCQTELDGEKEEVGACTAHTFSCGAGVGIFLRVRESQVLFLAGKTKGCFYAPPYLDDYGETDQGLRRGNPLHLCRERYRKIQKLWRQHSITEEIGHAQEANQTLVGIDWQHL, encoded by the exons aTGACTACCTCTGGGGGCGGTGGATTCTGCGACTGTGGAGACACGGAGGCGTGGAAGGAGGGTCCTTACTGTCAGAAACACGAGCCCAACATCAGCGACAGCTCTCAagag gaccccCTTGCCCACCTGACTCCAGACATGATTGCGCGCACCTATAACGTCTTCTCCATCGTGCTGAAGTATGCCGTCGACATGCTCACCTGGGAGAAGGAGGACGAGCTGCCACAAGGCCTTGAACCAcc ggagcgGGCGGACACCTACTACTGCATGCTGTTTAATGACGAGGTGCACACGTACGAGCAGGTCATCTACACTCTGCAGAAGGCCGTCAACTGCACACAGAAGGAGGCCGTCAGCTTCGCCACCACCGTCGACAGAGAC GGGAGGAAGTCCGTGCGGTATGGGGACTTCCAGTTCTGTGAGCAGGCCAAGTCTATTATTGTG agaAACACCAGTCGGCAGTCGAAGCCCTTGCGTGTGCAGGTAATGCACTCCTCAGTAGTGGCACATCAGTGTTTTGCACTCAAAGCCCTCGGCTGGATGGGACACGTCATCAGGCACTCAG atgCGCTGCGGAGGGTGCTGTGCCAGGTTGGGCTCCAGAGGGGTCCAGATGGTGAGGGCTCTCTAGTGGACACGCTGATGCTCTGCGACTCCAAGATGTGGAAAG gtgcgaGGAATGTGTACCACCAGCTGCTTATGAGCAGTCTCCTCATGGACCTGAAGTACAAGAAGCTGTTTGCCATCCAGTTTGCCAAG AATTACCGGCGCCTCCAGACCGATTTTATGGAGGACGACCACGAGCGCTTAGTGTCAATCACCTCACTGTCAGTGCAGCTCTTCACCGTCCCCACCatg GCGCGCATGCTGATCACGGAGGAGAACCTGATGACCACCATCATCCGCACCTTCGTGGACCACCTGCGCCACCGGGACCTGCAGGGCCGATTCCAGTTCGAGCGCTACACCGCCCAGCAGGCCTTCAAGTTCCGCAGGGTCCAGAGCCTCATCGGAGACCTCAA GTACGTCCTGATCAGTCGCCCCACTGAATGGTCAGACAAGCTCAGAGAGAAGTTTCTGGAAGGACTGGACGCATTCCTGGAGCTGCTCAAGTGCATGCAG ggtatgGACCCTGTGGTCAGGCAGGTTGGCCAGCACATAGAGATGGAACCGGAGTGGGAAGCGGCCTTCACCCTACAGAtgaaactcacacacatcatatcaaTGATCCAGGAGTGGTGTTCTTCTGac gagcggGTTCTGATCGAGGCGTATAAGAAGTGCCTTACCATCCTCACACACTGCCACAGTGGCTTCACAGACGGGGAGCAGCCCATCACGCTGAGCATGTGCGGACACTCCGTCGACACCATCCGCTACTGCGTCAGCCAGGAGAAAGTCAGCATCCACCTGCCCGTGTCTCGCCTTCTCGCAG GTTTACATGTTCTTCTCAGCAAATCAGAAGTGGCCTACCGCTTTCCTGAGCAACTACCcctg AGTGAGCTGAGCCCCCCCATGCTGATAGAACACCCCCTCCGCTGCCTGGTGCTCTGTGCTCAGGTGCATGCTGGGATGTGGCGGAGGAACGGCTTCTCATTGGTCAATCAG atctacTACTACCACAATGTGAAGTGCAGAGTGGAGATGTTCGATAAAGACCTCATCATGTTACAG GCGGGAGCCTCCATGATGGATGCCAACCACTTCCTGATGATCATGCTGAGTCGCTTTGAGCTTTTCCACATCTTCAGCTCCATCGACGGACGCAAGAGATACAGTAGAGAGAACGCCAACaag gatgtggTCCAACAGAACAACACTCTAATTGAGGAGATGCTTCACCTCATCATCATGGTTGTGG gtgAGCGGTTTGTGGCCGGTATTGGTCAGGTCCATGTGTGTGAAGAGATCAAGCGTGAGATCATCCATCAGCTCTGCATCAGGCCAATGGCCCACAGCGAGCTCGTCAAAGCACTACCAGAGAAc GAGAACAAGGAGACAGGCATGGAGAGGGTGATCGACAGTGTGGCTTCCTTCAA gaAGCCTGGTGTTACGGGCAGAGGGCTGTATGAACTGAGACCAGCGTGTGCCAAGCAGTTTAACCTCTACTTTCACCATTTCTCACGTGCAGATCAGtctaag GCTGAAGAGGCCCAGAGGAAGCTCAAGAGACAGCAAGGGGAGGACACAG cgcTGCCCCCCCCAGTGCTGCCCCAGTTCTGTGCGCTGTTCGGCAGCCTGGTGAAGCTGCTGCAGTGTGACGTGCTGCTCAGCATCCTCCACACCGTGCTGCAGTGGAGCCTGGAGACCAGCGGGGGGCACTGGTCTGAGTCCATGCTGCAGAGG gtgctgcACCTGATAGGAATGGCTCTGTTGGAGGAGCATCAACAGCTGGAGAACAGTGAAGAGGAGGCGACTTTCAGCTTCACACTCAAGATCTCTC gcccTGGTGAGGCCCCCTCTAACTCTGCCAGTATTCTAGCTCTGCTGGAGACCCTTCAGAACGCCCCACACCTGGAGGTGCACAAGGACACCATCCGCTGGATCCTcaag ACGGTGGCGAGCATTAAGACCATGCGGGAGCGCACCGCCACCACTCCTGTTGCAGACCATGCAGGACAAGGCCAAGAAGAG acggTGCGGGATAAGGATAAGGccgagaggaagagaaaggctGAGATGGCCCGCCTGCGGAGGGAGAAGATCATGGCTCAGATGTCGGAGATGCAGAGACACTTCATCAACGAGAACAAGGAGCTGTTCCAGCAGACCAGCCTGGACGAGCTAGAGGCCTCCGCATCTACCTCAGTggaacacag CCCCACGAGTGCGGACGCGGCGCTAGTGTGTGTGGGGCCGCGGCggacgcgtgtgtgtgagcggaagCAGGTGGTGACGTGCATCCTGTgccaggaggagcaggagatcCGGCCCGACGGGAGAGCCATGGTGCTCGCCGCCTTCGTCCAGCGCTCCACCGTCATGTCCAAGAACCGCCAGCGCCCGCCCCCGGACCCcg AGAAGTACGATCCCATCTTCATGCATCCTGACCTGTCCatcggcacacacacaggaagctgCGGACACATCATGCACTCTCACTGCTGGCAGAG gtacttTGAGGCGGTGCAGGCGAAGGAGCAGCGGCGTCAGCAGCGCCTGCGTGTGCACACCAGCTACGACGTGGAGAACGGAGAGTTCCTGTGTCCACTCTGCGAATGTCTGAGCAACACAGTCATCCCCCTACTGCCCCTCAAAAAGACctccagcag ctGTGACCCGCCCACACTGGGCCCGTGGCTGAAGACGATTGGTCAGCAGGTCAGGTCTCTTCACTCTGCCCACAGGAAGGCCAAAGCCACCA GTGCAGAGTGTCTGGACAGCGAGCCTGACTGCCCAGCACCACAGGGATTCAGACTGGACCACACTCCaac GAGTCCGTACTCTGACAGCATTAAGGAGATGCTGACCACCTTCGGCACGGCCACCTATAAGGTGGGACTGAAGGTGCATCCCAACGAGCAGGACCCCAGAGTGGCCATCCTCTGCTGGGGAAGCTGCGCCTACACCATCCAGTCTAtag AGCGGCTGCTGGTGGATGAGGAGAAGCCTCTGTTTGGGAGTTTACCCTGCAGACAG gatgacTGTCTGAGCTCCTTGGTCAGGTTTGGTTCCGCATGCTGGACTGCAGGTTGCCTTTCCACTGTACAGACACACTTCATCAGACTCTTAgcag ccTTGGTTCCAGACCCTCAGGTGAACGGTTCTCCCTGCATCCTGGATGTAGACATGTTTCACCTACTG gTGAGTCTGGTGCTGTCGCACTCGTCTGTCCACTGTCTGGACGACTCAGGTGTGACTGTGGACGTCGGTCAGCTTCACTTCCTCCACCTGGTCACAATGGCGCACGTGGTCCAGATCCTACTCACCTCAgtgccag tggaGATGACGATGGagcaggagagtggaggagcggagagggaggaagaggaggcagtGTGTCGTCTCTACAACTCTCTCAGGACACACCTGGGCAG TGCCTTGTGTGAGGTGAGCTCAGGTTGGCATCTGTGGCGTTGTGTGAAGGCCGGCATCCTGCCCTACCTCAGGGCCACGGCCATCTTTTTCCACCACCTCAATGGAGTCACCCCCCCACCAGAGCTGCAtg tTGTCGGCCCTGGCCAGTGGGAGGCGCTGTGTGGATATCTCTCTCTGCCATGCAACCTCCTCCAGCTCTTCTACAGCCATCAAGACCTAATGGAGCCCTTACTGCAagg GTGGTGCTCTCACCCGGCTGTCAAACAGTGCCTGCAGGGGAGCGGGACTCTGGTCAG TTTCCCTCGCGAGTCCAACCAGCTGATTGAACTGCCAGAAGATTACAGTGCCCTCATCAACCAGGCCTCCAGCTTcac gtgtccCAGGTCGGGCGTGGACAAGTCACGTGCGCCCACACTGTGCCTGGTGTGTGGGGCGATGCTGTGCTCCCAGAGCTACTGCTGCCAGACGGAGCTGGacggggagaaggaggaggtgggggcctgcactgcacacacattctcctgcGGCGCCGGGGTCGGCATCTTCCTCAG GGTGAGGGAGAGTCAGGTGTTGTTCCTGGCTGGAAAGACCAAGGGCTGTTTCTATGCCCCACCTTACCTGGACGACTACGGAGAGACAGACCAGGGCCTCAG gcgaGGGAACCCCCTCCACCTGTGTCGGGAACGCTACAGAAAGATTCAGAAGCTGTGGCGTCAGCACAGCATCACCGAGGAGATAGGCCACGCCCAGGAGGCCAACCAGACGCTCGTCGGCATCGACTGGCAGCACCTGtga
- the ubr2 gene encoding E3 ubiquitin-protein ligase UBR2 isoform X1 encodes MAAAESDREVPSALCSEFLNFSAKDTASRWLQVSDLPREVYQHLACYVPQIYCQGPNLNPQSEELLTQLLLQSPLEWYLCGEEPSTGLAKLEQINQPSQLCGHVFKVGEPTYSCRECAADPTCVLCMQCFLGSVHKEHRYRMTTSGGGGFCDCGDTEAWKEGPYCQKHEPNISDSSQEDPLAHLTPDMIARTYNVFSIVLKYAVDMLTWEKEDELPQGLEPPERADTYYCMLFNDEVHTYEQVIYTLQKAVNCTQKEAVSFATTVDRDGRKSVRYGDFQFCEQAKSIIVRNTSRQSKPLRVQVMHSSVVAHQCFALKALGWMGHVIRHSDALRRVLCQVGLQRGPDGEGSLVDTLMLCDSKMWKGARNVYHQLLMSSLLMDLKYKKLFAIQFAKNYERLQSDYVRDDHDREYSVTDLSVQMFTVPSLARMLITEENLMTTIIRTFVDHLRHRDLQGRFQFERYTAQQAFKFRRVQSLIGDLKYVLISRPTEWSDKLREKFLEGLDAFLELLKCMQGMDPVVRQVGQHIEMEPEWEAAFTLQMKLTHIISMIQEWCSSDERVLIEAYKKCLTILTHCHSGFTDGEQPITLSMCGHSVDTIRYCVSQEKVSIHLPVSRLLAGLHVLLSKSEVAYRFPEQLPLSELSPPMLIEHPLRCLVLCAQVHAGMWRRNGFSLVNQIYYYHNVKCRVEMFDKDLIMLQAGASMMDANHFLMIMLSRFELFHIFSSIDGRKRYSRENANKDVVQQNNTLIEEMLHLIIMVVGERFVAGIGQVHVCEEIKREIIHQLCIRPMAHSELVKALPENENKETGMERVIDSVASFKKPGVTGRGLYELRPACAKQFNLYFHHFSRADQSKAEEAQRKLKRQQGEDTALPPPVLPQFCALFGSLVKLLQCDVLLSILHTVLQWSLETSGGHWSESMLQRVLHLIGMALLEEHQQLENSEEEATFSFTLKISRPGEAPSNSASILALLETLQNAPHLEVHKDTIRWILKTVASIKTMRERTATTPVADHAGQGQEETVRDKDKAERKRKAEMARLRREKIMAQMSEMQRHFINENKELFQQTSLDELEASASTSVEHSPTSADAALVCVGPRRTRVCERKQVVTCILCQEEQEIRPDGRAMVLAAFVQRSTVMSKNRQRPPPDPEKYDPIFMHPDLSIGTHTGSCGHIMHSHCWQRYFEAVQAKEQRRQQRLRVHTSYDVENGEFLCPLCECLSNTVIPLLPLKKTSSSCDPPTLGPWLKTIGQQVRSLHSAHRKAKATSAECLDSEPDCPAPQGFRLDHTPTSPYSDSIKEMLTTFGTATYKVGLKVHPNEQDPRVAILCWGSCAYTIQSIERLLVDEEKPLFGSLPCRQDDCLSSLVRFGSACWTAGCLSTVQTHFIRLLAALVPDPQVNGSPCILDVDMFHLLVSLVLSHSSVHCLDDSGVTVDVGQLHFLHLVTMAHVVQILLTSVPVEMTMEQESGGAEREEEEAVCRLYNSLRTHLGSALCEVSSGWHLWRCVKAGILPYLRATAIFFHHLNGVTPPPELHVVGPGQWEALCGYLSLPCNLLQLFYSHQDLMEPLLQGWCSHPAVKQCLQGSGTLVSFPRESNQLIELPEDYSALINQASSFTCPRSGVDKSRAPTLCLVCGAMLCSQSYCCQTELDGEKEEVGACTAHTFSCGAGVGIFLRVRESQVLFLAGKTKGCFYAPPYLDDYGETDQGLRRGNPLHLCRERYRKIQKLWRQHSITEEIGHAQEANQTLVGIDWQHL; translated from the exons aTGACTACCTCTGGGGGCGGTGGATTCTGCGACTGTGGAGACACGGAGGCGTGGAAGGAGGGTCCTTACTGTCAGAAACACGAGCCCAACATCAGCGACAGCTCTCAagag gaccccCTTGCCCACCTGACTCCAGACATGATTGCGCGCACCTATAACGTCTTCTCCATCGTGCTGAAGTATGCCGTCGACATGCTCACCTGGGAGAAGGAGGACGAGCTGCCACAAGGCCTTGAACCAcc ggagcgGGCGGACACCTACTACTGCATGCTGTTTAATGACGAGGTGCACACGTACGAGCAGGTCATCTACACTCTGCAGAAGGCCGTCAACTGCACACAGAAGGAGGCCGTCAGCTTCGCCACCACCGTCGACAGAGAC GGGAGGAAGTCCGTGCGGTATGGGGACTTCCAGTTCTGTGAGCAGGCCAAGTCTATTATTGTG agaAACACCAGTCGGCAGTCGAAGCCCTTGCGTGTGCAGGTAATGCACTCCTCAGTAGTGGCACATCAGTGTTTTGCACTCAAAGCCCTCGGCTGGATGGGACACGTCATCAGGCACTCAG atgCGCTGCGGAGGGTGCTGTGCCAGGTTGGGCTCCAGAGGGGTCCAGATGGTGAGGGCTCTCTAGTGGACACGCTGATGCTCTGCGACTCCAAGATGTGGAAAG gtgcgaGGAATGTGTACCACCAGCTGCTTATGAGCAGTCTCCTCATGGACCTGAAGTACAAGAAGCTGTTTGCCATCCAGTTTGCCAAG AACTATGAACGCTTGCAGAGTGACTATGTGAGGGACGACCATGACAGGGAGTACTCGGTCACAGACCTCTCCGTACAAATGTTCACAGTGCCCTCCCTG GCGCGCATGCTGATCACGGAGGAGAACCTGATGACCACCATCATCCGCACCTTCGTGGACCACCTGCGCCACCGGGACCTGCAGGGCCGATTCCAGTTCGAGCGCTACACCGCCCAGCAGGCCTTCAAGTTCCGCAGGGTCCAGAGCCTCATCGGAGACCTCAA GTACGTCCTGATCAGTCGCCCCACTGAATGGTCAGACAAGCTCAGAGAGAAGTTTCTGGAAGGACTGGACGCATTCCTGGAGCTGCTCAAGTGCATGCAG ggtatgGACCCTGTGGTCAGGCAGGTTGGCCAGCACATAGAGATGGAACCGGAGTGGGAAGCGGCCTTCACCCTACAGAtgaaactcacacacatcatatcaaTGATCCAGGAGTGGTGTTCTTCTGac gagcggGTTCTGATCGAGGCGTATAAGAAGTGCCTTACCATCCTCACACACTGCCACAGTGGCTTCACAGACGGGGAGCAGCCCATCACGCTGAGCATGTGCGGACACTCCGTCGACACCATCCGCTACTGCGTCAGCCAGGAGAAAGTCAGCATCCACCTGCCCGTGTCTCGCCTTCTCGCAG GTTTACATGTTCTTCTCAGCAAATCAGAAGTGGCCTACCGCTTTCCTGAGCAACTACCcctg AGTGAGCTGAGCCCCCCCATGCTGATAGAACACCCCCTCCGCTGCCTGGTGCTCTGTGCTCAGGTGCATGCTGGGATGTGGCGGAGGAACGGCTTCTCATTGGTCAATCAG atctacTACTACCACAATGTGAAGTGCAGAGTGGAGATGTTCGATAAAGACCTCATCATGTTACAG GCGGGAGCCTCCATGATGGATGCCAACCACTTCCTGATGATCATGCTGAGTCGCTTTGAGCTTTTCCACATCTTCAGCTCCATCGACGGACGCAAGAGATACAGTAGAGAGAACGCCAACaag gatgtggTCCAACAGAACAACACTCTAATTGAGGAGATGCTTCACCTCATCATCATGGTTGTGG gtgAGCGGTTTGTGGCCGGTATTGGTCAGGTCCATGTGTGTGAAGAGATCAAGCGTGAGATCATCCATCAGCTCTGCATCAGGCCAATGGCCCACAGCGAGCTCGTCAAAGCACTACCAGAGAAc GAGAACAAGGAGACAGGCATGGAGAGGGTGATCGACAGTGTGGCTTCCTTCAA gaAGCCTGGTGTTACGGGCAGAGGGCTGTATGAACTGAGACCAGCGTGTGCCAAGCAGTTTAACCTCTACTTTCACCATTTCTCACGTGCAGATCAGtctaag GCTGAAGAGGCCCAGAGGAAGCTCAAGAGACAGCAAGGGGAGGACACAG cgcTGCCCCCCCCAGTGCTGCCCCAGTTCTGTGCGCTGTTCGGCAGCCTGGTGAAGCTGCTGCAGTGTGACGTGCTGCTCAGCATCCTCCACACCGTGCTGCAGTGGAGCCTGGAGACCAGCGGGGGGCACTGGTCTGAGTCCATGCTGCAGAGG gtgctgcACCTGATAGGAATGGCTCTGTTGGAGGAGCATCAACAGCTGGAGAACAGTGAAGAGGAGGCGACTTTCAGCTTCACACTCAAGATCTCTC gcccTGGTGAGGCCCCCTCTAACTCTGCCAGTATTCTAGCTCTGCTGGAGACCCTTCAGAACGCCCCACACCTGGAGGTGCACAAGGACACCATCCGCTGGATCCTcaag ACGGTGGCGAGCATTAAGACCATGCGGGAGCGCACCGCCACCACTCCTGTTGCAGACCATGCAGGACAAGGCCAAGAAGAG acggTGCGGGATAAGGATAAGGccgagaggaagagaaaggctGAGATGGCCCGCCTGCGGAGGGAGAAGATCATGGCTCAGATGTCGGAGATGCAGAGACACTTCATCAACGAGAACAAGGAGCTGTTCCAGCAGACCAGCCTGGACGAGCTAGAGGCCTCCGCATCTACCTCAGTggaacacag CCCCACGAGTGCGGACGCGGCGCTAGTGTGTGTGGGGCCGCGGCggacgcgtgtgtgtgagcggaagCAGGTGGTGACGTGCATCCTGTgccaggaggagcaggagatcCGGCCCGACGGGAGAGCCATGGTGCTCGCCGCCTTCGTCCAGCGCTCCACCGTCATGTCCAAGAACCGCCAGCGCCCGCCCCCGGACCCcg AGAAGTACGATCCCATCTTCATGCATCCTGACCTGTCCatcggcacacacacaggaagctgCGGACACATCATGCACTCTCACTGCTGGCAGAG gtacttTGAGGCGGTGCAGGCGAAGGAGCAGCGGCGTCAGCAGCGCCTGCGTGTGCACACCAGCTACGACGTGGAGAACGGAGAGTTCCTGTGTCCACTCTGCGAATGTCTGAGCAACACAGTCATCCCCCTACTGCCCCTCAAAAAGACctccagcag ctGTGACCCGCCCACACTGGGCCCGTGGCTGAAGACGATTGGTCAGCAGGTCAGGTCTCTTCACTCTGCCCACAGGAAGGCCAAAGCCACCA GTGCAGAGTGTCTGGACAGCGAGCCTGACTGCCCAGCACCACAGGGATTCAGACTGGACCACACTCCaac GAGTCCGTACTCTGACAGCATTAAGGAGATGCTGACCACCTTCGGCACGGCCACCTATAAGGTGGGACTGAAGGTGCATCCCAACGAGCAGGACCCCAGAGTGGCCATCCTCTGCTGGGGAAGCTGCGCCTACACCATCCAGTCTAtag AGCGGCTGCTGGTGGATGAGGAGAAGCCTCTGTTTGGGAGTTTACCCTGCAGACAG gatgacTGTCTGAGCTCCTTGGTCAGGTTTGGTTCCGCATGCTGGACTGCAGGTTGCCTTTCCACTGTACAGACACACTTCATCAGACTCTTAgcag ccTTGGTTCCAGACCCTCAGGTGAACGGTTCTCCCTGCATCCTGGATGTAGACATGTTTCACCTACTG gTGAGTCTGGTGCTGTCGCACTCGTCTGTCCACTGTCTGGACGACTCAGGTGTGACTGTGGACGTCGGTCAGCTTCACTTCCTCCACCTGGTCACAATGGCGCACGTGGTCCAGATCCTACTCACCTCAgtgccag tggaGATGACGATGGagcaggagagtggaggagcggagagggaggaagaggaggcagtGTGTCGTCTCTACAACTCTCTCAGGACACACCTGGGCAG TGCCTTGTGTGAGGTGAGCTCAGGTTGGCATCTGTGGCGTTGTGTGAAGGCCGGCATCCTGCCCTACCTCAGGGCCACGGCCATCTTTTTCCACCACCTCAATGGAGTCACCCCCCCACCAGAGCTGCAtg tTGTCGGCCCTGGCCAGTGGGAGGCGCTGTGTGGATATCTCTCTCTGCCATGCAACCTCCTCCAGCTCTTCTACAGCCATCAAGACCTAATGGAGCCCTTACTGCAagg GTGGTGCTCTCACCCGGCTGTCAAACAGTGCCTGCAGGGGAGCGGGACTCTGGTCAG TTTCCCTCGCGAGTCCAACCAGCTGATTGAACTGCCAGAAGATTACAGTGCCCTCATCAACCAGGCCTCCAGCTTcac gtgtccCAGGTCGGGCGTGGACAAGTCACGTGCGCCCACACTGTGCCTGGTGTGTGGGGCGATGCTGTGCTCCCAGAGCTACTGCTGCCAGACGGAGCTGGacggggagaaggaggaggtgggggcctgcactgcacacacattctcctgcGGCGCCGGGGTCGGCATCTTCCTCAG GGTGAGGGAGAGTCAGGTGTTGTTCCTGGCTGGAAAGACCAAGGGCTGTTTCTATGCCCCACCTTACCTGGACGACTACGGAGAGACAGACCAGGGCCTCAG gcgaGGGAACCCCCTCCACCTGTGTCGGGAACGCTACAGAAAGATTCAGAAGCTGTGGCGTCAGCACAGCATCACCGAGGAGATAGGCCACGCCCAGGAGGCCAACCAGACGCTCGTCGGCATCGACTGGCAGCACCTGtga